Proteins encoded within one genomic window of Bacillus sp. 1NLA3E:
- the rfbD gene encoding dTDP-4-dehydrorhamnose reductase, whose translation MKVVVTGVKGQLGHDLEKQLTARNHQVFGIDRNELDITDEAKVQAYFDEVKPDAILHCAAFTNVDAAEEDKETAYNVNALGPKYLAQAANKVGAKMVYVSTDYVFDGTATEPYEVEHPTNPLGVYGETKFAGEEFLKQNLDRYFIVRTAWVFGINGNNFVKTMLRLAEDRNELGVVHDQVGSPTYTVDLARFIIDLVESEKYGVYHATNEGVCSWYDFAVEIFKQAGVDIKVNPLTSDQFPRPAARPNYSVLSKKKITEQGFTLLPDWHEALSAYLKELKG comes from the coding sequence ATGAAAGTAGTTGTAACGGGAGTAAAGGGTCAATTAGGCCATGATCTTGAAAAGCAACTGACCGCAAGAAATCATCAGGTATTTGGAATTGACCGCAATGAATTAGATATTACCGATGAGGCTAAAGTACAGGCCTATTTTGACGAAGTTAAGCCTGATGCGATTTTGCATTGCGCAGCTTTTACAAATGTTGATGCAGCCGAAGAAGACAAAGAGACTGCCTACAATGTTAATGCGTTGGGGCCGAAATATCTTGCCCAAGCAGCTAATAAGGTTGGGGCAAAAATGGTTTATGTCAGTACTGATTATGTCTTTGATGGTACAGCAACTGAGCCTTATGAAGTAGAACATCCTACCAACCCGCTTGGTGTTTATGGTGAAACTAAGTTTGCTGGCGAAGAATTTTTAAAGCAAAACTTAGATCGTTATTTTATCGTGCGGACGGCGTGGGTATTTGGAATTAATGGTAATAACTTTGTTAAAACGATGCTTCGACTTGCTGAGGACCGCAATGAACTTGGCGTTGTCCATGATCAAGTAGGTTCACCAACGTATACAGTTGATTTAGCTCGATTTATAATCGATTTGGTTGAATCTGAGAAGTACGGTGTCTATCATGCCACTAATGAAGGCGTATGCTCATGGTATGATTTTGCCGTTGAAATCTTCAAACAAGCAGGGGTAGATATAAAGGTAAATCCATTAACATCGGATCAATTTCCACGCCCAGCAGCTCGACCAAATTATTCTGTCTTAAGTAAAAAGAAAATAACGGAACAAGGCTTTACATTGCTACCAGATTGGCATGAGGCATTATCGGCTTATCTGAAGGAACTAAAAGGATAA
- the essC gene encoding type VII secretion protein EssC, translating to MILTLFDRGKVFRTVLPERVTGRYILSTADDAGKIIDLLAVEEDQGHWYLKSNKYAYLKNSHNEIVKNIKVELFETYIINRDDGPSALLYVEPPTQDGNVFTKHLVTNAVINIGRAQDSHICFANKLVSSAHCTIVYDASGQAMIKDKNSSNGTYVNGEKITEQRLVIGDCIFIMGLKIVYNGRLLSLNNPHRSVFLDRTSFNPFQVETPVVWEEVLLDEFHHEDVNDNLFFRSPRFKRDIQKAEIRIDPPPQQANMEETPLMLLLGPSITMGMASMFTGLMTLQNVMSTGGNMMMAMPTLVMSVSMLIGTILWPILTKRYEKRKKAKLERIRQEKYLQYLEEMEQVVKDECQHQSEILLENHVTLENCLSRIKRRQRNLWERGPGQDDFLKVRLGIGDLPLNADIKFPERKFSLEDDNLQEALYEMFETPQILEKVPVTLSLTEERVSGIIGSREEVKSFVKGLIFQLTALHSYDELKLVFIYDKNEQEDWKFVKWLPHVWNDGKNVRFIATDANEVKELSAYFEKEISNRKECGDRELVELEQHTVVFSMSKSLAPKAEMVNLILKEKKDMGYSLIALYDELKNLPKECCNVIELAKEFSKSYDKDDISGKYTGFQADIYLQEDAEELAVKLANIQLDSARESYKLPEMVTFLEMFGVGKIEHLNALTRWKENNPTKTIETQIGVDTAGEPFMIDLHEKYHGPHGLVAGMTGSGKSEFIMTFILSLAVNFHPDEVAFILIDYKGGGMANAFSDLPHLAGTITNLDGAAVKRSLISIQSELKRRQAIFSETSRRIDESNIDIYKYQKCYREGLVTEPLQHLFIISDEFAELKAQQPEFMEQLVSAARIGRSLGIHLILATQKPSGVVNDQIWSNSKFRISLKVQEKADSMEVIKRPDAAELSTTGRFYLQVGFNELFMLGQSAWAGAPYYPADKVEKQKDDSVVVIDHLGRVIKNAKIDRKKSAAKNPPKQIDEVTDYLSQLAAQENIKVRPLWLEPIPELIYINELKAKYKVEARCHELNPVIGEYDDPTNQRQMVMTMPITQDGNAVIYGIAGSGKTTFVSSLIYSLMEEHTPNEVNFYLVDFGSETLTWFREAPHVGEVMLSHESEKIGNLFKMLTAEVECRKKLLANYGGDFSTYNEVSAESLPAIVVVIHNYSAFSEMYEDQEETVSFLTREGVKYGVNFIVTAINTGAIRYRMLQNFKQMYVLQLNDHSEYSGLLGNVDGVYPSKYKGRGIFKDELTYEFQTAHIVRDVENMYKFTSDYCRDWSKKWTQHPAKRVPILPEKIDIDFLRDEIRDIGTKKVPVGVEKNSLQLAHFDFHGAYITMVAATSSDQCGSFLQGMAELVATFGNREVIVIDPNQHFTGGGLRGYKYISEQAELEETIVHLFNTLVYRNNTKKDAIEAGDEPPVYENITLIIDSFTDLKMSLTEDGRDKLKLFLEKGNGLNVNLLLSDYTEKLSSVSYESWFKEHVPVNDFIWIGSGITDQYVLKPLKTTSDMYKEVPNGFGYVVSKGKAVLVKLLSAAESIEREAVYHG from the coding sequence TTGATATTAACACTTTTTGATAGAGGGAAAGTTTTTCGTACCGTATTACCGGAAAGAGTGACTGGAAGATACATTTTATCAACGGCTGATGACGCGGGGAAAATTATCGATTTGTTAGCAGTCGAAGAAGATCAGGGCCATTGGTATTTAAAGTCAAATAAATATGCTTATCTGAAAAATTCACATAATGAAATAGTTAAAAATATAAAGGTTGAATTGTTCGAAACTTACATCATTAATCGTGACGATGGACCTTCAGCGTTGTTATATGTGGAGCCGCCAACTCAGGATGGAAATGTGTTTACGAAGCATCTAGTGACGAATGCTGTTATTAACATTGGCAGAGCTCAGGATAGCCATATATGTTTTGCAAATAAATTGGTCTCGAGCGCGCATTGTACGATTGTCTATGATGCGAGTGGGCAGGCGATGATTAAAGATAAAAATAGTTCTAACGGTACATATGTTAATGGCGAGAAAATTACGGAGCAAAGGCTCGTAATTGGCGACTGTATTTTTATTATGGGGCTGAAAATTGTCTACAATGGTCGGCTACTATCATTGAACAACCCGCATCGCTCGGTGTTTCTCGATCGAACCTCTTTTAATCCGTTTCAAGTTGAAACACCGGTTGTCTGGGAGGAGGTACTGCTCGATGAATTTCATCATGAGGATGTAAATGACAACTTGTTCTTTAGATCGCCTAGATTTAAAAGGGACATCCAAAAGGCTGAGATAAGAATTGATCCGCCGCCACAGCAAGCGAATATGGAGGAAACGCCGCTGATGCTGTTGCTCGGTCCTTCGATTACGATGGGGATGGCTTCGATGTTCACCGGTCTGATGACCTTGCAGAATGTGATGAGTACTGGCGGGAATATGATGATGGCGATGCCGACATTGGTGATGTCAGTGAGCATGCTGATCGGGACGATCCTCTGGCCGATTTTAACAAAGCGATATGAAAAAAGAAAAAAGGCAAAGCTTGAACGAATCCGTCAGGAAAAATATTTGCAGTATCTCGAGGAAATGGAGCAGGTGGTGAAGGATGAGTGCCAGCACCAAAGTGAAATTTTGCTTGAAAACCATGTCACGCTTGAAAACTGTCTGTCAAGAATTAAGCGGCGCCAGCGGAATCTGTGGGAACGCGGACCAGGTCAGGATGATTTTCTAAAAGTAAGATTGGGAATTGGCGACTTGCCATTAAATGCTGATATTAAATTTCCGGAAAGAAAGTTCAGCCTTGAAGACGACAATCTTCAAGAAGCGCTTTACGAAATGTTTGAGACTCCGCAAATTTTGGAGAAGGTGCCTGTGACCCTAAGTTTAACCGAGGAGCGGGTCAGCGGCATTATCGGCAGCAGGGAAGAGGTTAAGTCGTTTGTTAAAGGACTTATTTTTCAGCTGACGGCGCTGCATAGTTACGATGAGCTTAAGCTTGTGTTTATTTACGATAAAAACGAACAGGAAGATTGGAAGTTTGTAAAATGGCTTCCGCATGTGTGGAATGATGGCAAAAATGTTCGGTTCATTGCGACTGATGCAAATGAGGTTAAGGAGCTTTCTGCTTATTTTGAAAAGGAAATCAGCAATCGTAAGGAATGCGGGGATCGCGAATTAGTGGAGTTGGAACAGCATACTGTTGTTTTTTCAATGAGCAAAAGCCTGGCACCAAAAGCTGAAATGGTCAATCTTATTCTGAAGGAAAAGAAGGATATGGGCTATAGTTTGATTGCTCTTTATGATGAACTGAAAAATTTGCCTAAGGAATGCTGCAATGTCATTGAGCTGGCTAAGGAATTTTCGAAGAGCTATGACAAAGACGATATTTCTGGAAAATATACCGGATTTCAGGCTGATATTTATTTGCAGGAGGATGCCGAGGAACTTGCGGTCAAACTTGCGAATATCCAGCTTGATTCGGCGCGTGAATCGTACAAGCTCCCAGAGATGGTGACCTTCCTTGAAATGTTCGGTGTTGGGAAAATCGAGCATCTTAATGCCCTGACGAGATGGAAGGAAAACAATCCGACTAAGACAATCGAAACGCAAATTGGTGTCGACACTGCCGGGGAGCCGTTCATGATCGACCTTCATGAGAAATATCATGGTCCGCACGGTTTGGTTGCAGGGATGACGGGATCAGGGAAGAGTGAATTTATTATGACGTTTATCCTGTCGTTGGCAGTCAATTTTCATCCTGATGAAGTGGCGTTTATTTTGATTGATTACAAGGGCGGAGGGATGGCGAACGCGTTTTCTGATCTGCCGCATCTGGCCGGAACGATTACCAACCTTGATGGGGCAGCGGTCAAACGGTCGCTCATTTCGATTCAGAGCGAATTGAAACGGCGTCAGGCTATTTTTAGCGAAACAAGCCGGCGCATTGATGAAAGCAATATCGACATTTACAAATATCAGAAATGTTACCGTGAAGGCTTAGTGACTGAGCCGCTCCAGCATTTGTTCATTATTTCCGATGAGTTTGCGGAATTGAAAGCACAGCAACCGGAATTTATGGAACAACTTGTTAGTGCTGCACGGATCGGTCGGAGTCTGGGAATCCACTTGATTCTAGCAACTCAGAAGCCTTCCGGGGTTGTTAACGATCAGATTTGGAGTAATAGCAAATTTAGAATTTCTTTGAAGGTTCAGGAAAAAGCGGACAGTATGGAAGTCATCAAACGACCGGATGCCGCTGAGTTATCAACAACCGGTCGATTTTACTTGCAGGTCGGCTTTAATGAGTTATTTATGCTGGGACAGTCAGCATGGGCAGGAGCACCTTATTATCCTGCTGATAAAGTTGAAAAGCAGAAGGATGACAGTGTTGTTGTGATTGATCATTTAGGGCGTGTCATTAAAAATGCGAAAATCGACCGGAAGAAATCGGCAGCGAAAAATCCGCCAAAGCAAATTGATGAAGTGACCGATTATCTGTCTCAACTCGCCGCACAAGAAAACATCAAGGTTCGTCCACTCTGGCTCGAGCCAATTCCTGAGCTTATTTATATCAATGAGTTGAAGGCTAAGTACAAGGTTGAAGCACGGTGTCACGAATTAAATCCAGTCATAGGTGAATACGATGATCCAACGAACCAGCGTCAGATGGTGATGACGATGCCGATCACTCAGGATGGAAATGCGGTTATTTATGGGATTGCTGGCAGTGGAAAGACCACCTTCGTGTCGAGTTTGATTTATTCATTAATGGAAGAGCATACGCCTAATGAGGTAAATTTTTACTTGGTGGACTTTGGTTCGGAAACGTTGACCTGGTTCCGGGAGGCTCCACATGTGGGCGAGGTTATGCTGTCACACGAGAGCGAAAAAATTGGCAATCTGTTTAAAATGTTGACAGCTGAAGTGGAGTGTAGAAAGAAGCTACTGGCTAATTACGGTGGAGACTTCAGCACCTATAACGAAGTATCAGCTGAAAGTCTGCCTGCAATCGTTGTGGTCATCCATAACTATTCGGCGTTTTCGGAAATGTACGAGGATCAGGAAGAGACGGTGTCGTTCCTGACTCGAGAAGGTGTGAAATATGGGGTTAATTTTATCGTAACAGCGATCAACACGGGTGCGATTAGATATCGGATGCTGCAAAACTTTAAGCAGATGTATGTGCTGCAGTTGAATGATCATAGTGAATATTCCGGGTTACTGGGAAATGTTGACGGTGTTTATCCGTCCAAGTACAAAGGCCGAGGTATTTTTAAAGACGAGCTAACTTATGAATTTCAGACTGCTCACATTGTTCGAGATGTTGAGAATATGTATAAATTCACGAGTGACTATTGCCGTGACTGGAGCAAGAAATGGACGCAGCACCCTGCGAAACGAGTGCCAATTCTTCCTGAAAAAATCGATATCGACTTTTTGCGGGATGAGATAAGAGATATAGGTACGAAAAAAGTGCCTGTTGGGGTTGAAAAAAATTCATTGCAGTTGGCCCATTTTGATTTTCACGGTGCCTATATCACTATGGTCGCTGCAACCAGCAGCGATCAATGTGGAAGCTTTTTGCAGGGGATGGCAGAGCTTGTCGCGACTTTTGGTAATCGGGAAGTGATCGTGATCGATCCAAATCAGCATTTTACTGGAGGCGGGTTGCGCGGCTACAAGTATATTTCGGAGCAAGCGGAGTTGGAGGAAACGATCGTTCATCTCTTTAAC
- the rfbB gene encoding dTDP-glucose 4,6-dehydratase, with product MKLLITGGAGFIGSNFVRYMVNKYPNYNIVNLDLLTYAGNLENLKDIENAPNYKFVRGDIADRDFVGGLFQAEKFDYVINFAAESHVDRSITDPGIFVQTNIQGTLALLDAAKTLGVKKYLQVSTDEVYGTLGETGYFTEETPLAANSPYSASKAGADLLVRAYNETFDLPVNITRCSNNYGPFHFPEKLIPLMIINALNDKELPVYGDGLNIRDWLHVEDHCQAIDLVLHNGRNGEVYNVGGNNERTNIDIVKTILKALDKPESLIKYVTDRPGHDRRYAIDATKLRTELGWAPKYNFETGIEQTIKWYLDNKEWWENIISGDYQEYFKSQYGDRLEVE from the coding sequence TCGGTAGTAACTTTGTCCGCTATATGGTAAATAAATATCCTAATTATAATATCGTGAATCTTGATTTATTAACTTATGCAGGGAACCTTGAAAATTTAAAAGACATTGAAAATGCCCCAAACTATAAGTTTGTACGCGGAGATATCGCTGACCGCGATTTCGTCGGAGGTTTATTCCAAGCAGAGAAGTTTGATTATGTCATTAACTTTGCTGCGGAATCACATGTTGACAGAAGTATCACGGACCCCGGAATTTTCGTGCAAACAAACATTCAAGGAACACTTGCCCTTCTCGATGCTGCGAAAACTCTTGGTGTAAAAAAATACCTTCAAGTTTCTACTGATGAAGTTTATGGAACGTTAGGCGAAACTGGTTATTTCACTGAAGAAACGCCATTAGCAGCTAATAGCCCGTATAGTGCTAGTAAAGCTGGTGCTGATCTACTTGTGCGTGCCTATAATGAAACATTTGACCTGCCAGTGAATATCACTCGTTGCTCAAATAATTATGGACCGTTCCATTTCCCAGAGAAGCTGATTCCATTAATGATTATTAATGCGTTAAACGACAAAGAGCTTCCAGTTTACGGTGATGGCTTAAACATTCGTGACTGGTTACATGTTGAAGACCATTGCCAAGCGATTGATCTAGTCCTTCACAATGGCCGTAACGGTGAAGTGTACAACGTTGGTGGAAATAACGAACGCACCAATATTGACATCGTTAAAACGATTTTAAAAGCTTTAGATAAGCCAGAATCATTAATTAAATATGTTACAGATCGCCCAGGACACGACCGTCGTTACGCAATCGATGCAACCAAGTTACGTACAGAACTCGGTTGGGCACCTAAGTACAATTTTGAAACGGGTATTGAGCAAACAATTAAATGGTATTTGGATAACAAGGAATGGTGGGAAAACATCATTTCTGGAGATTACCAAGAGTATTTTAAATCCCAATATGGTGACAGATTAGAGGTAGAATAA
- a CDS encoding response regulator, whose amino-acid sequence MATNIVIIDDQQLFREGVKRILEIENTFKVVAEGQDGQEAVDLFDTYHPDVVLMDINMPMTSGIDATSQLIEKYPEARVIILSIHDDENYVMRALQTGARGYLLKEMDAEMLVEAVKVVANGGSYLHPKVTHNLVNEYRRLVAVGLETVGSYGESRQSAARTVSGMTTLIEVRRPFHLLTKRECEVLQLLTDGKSNRGIGEALFISEKTVKNHVSNILQKMSVNDRTQAVVVAIKNGWVEVR is encoded by the coding sequence ATGGCGACGAATATTGTTATTATTGACGACCAGCAATTGTTTAGAGAAGGGGTAAAGCGTATTTTGGAGATTGAAAATACGTTTAAGGTTGTGGCTGAGGGACAGGATGGACAAGAGGCCGTGGATTTATTTGATACATATCATCCGGATGTTGTGTTAATGGATATTAATATGCCGATGACGAGTGGTATTGATGCGACGAGTCAGTTAATTGAGAAGTACCCTGAGGCTAGGGTGATTATTTTATCGATCCATGATGATGAGAATTATGTGATGCGCGCTCTACAAACGGGTGCTCGTGGATATTTGTTAAAAGAGATGGATGCGGAAATGCTGGTAGAGGCTGTAAAGGTTGTGGCTAATGGCGGCAGTTATCTGCATCCGAAGGTGACCCATAATTTGGTGAATGAGTACCGTCGTTTGGTTGCGGTTGGATTGGAAACTGTCGGATCTTATGGTGAAAGTCGCCAGTCTGCAGCTAGAACCGTAAGTGGTATGACGACTTTAATAGAGGTGCGCCGTCCGTTTCATTTATTAACGAAACGGGAATGTGAGGTACTGCAGCTGCTAACTGATGGAAAAAGTAATCGCGGTATCGGCGAGGCGTTGTTTATTAGTGAGAAGACGGTAAAAAACCACGTCAGCAATATTTTACAAAAAATGAGCGTGAATGACCGGACGCAAGCGGTTGTTGTGGCGATAAAAAATGGTTGGGTTGAGGTAAGGTAA
- a CDS encoding YigZ family protein, with protein sequence MLASYLTVKGPGEHEIVIQKSRFIAHVARAETEAQAQEFIQRIKKQHWNATHNCSAYLIGEHDQIQKANDDGEPSGTAGVPILEVLKKRKLKDTVVVITRFFGGIKLGAGGLIRAYGKSTSEGLDATGIVERKLTRIIHTSVDYNWLGKLENELRASVYTIKEIHYLENVEIETYVEEGKIQIFTDWMVELTNGQGEINEGELLYQEMDIV encoded by the coding sequence ATGCTGGCAAGTTATCTAACGGTCAAAGGCCCAGGCGAACACGAAATCGTCATCCAAAAATCACGTTTCATCGCCCACGTCGCCAGAGCCGAAACAGAAGCCCAAGCCCAAGAATTCATCCAACGAATCAAAAAACAGCATTGGAACGCCACTCATAACTGCTCCGCCTATCTAATCGGCGAGCACGACCAAATCCAAAAAGCAAACGACGACGGCGAACCAAGCGGTACTGCCGGCGTTCCCATCCTCGAAGTCCTAAAAAAACGCAAGCTCAAAGACACAGTTGTCGTCATCACCCGCTTCTTCGGTGGTATCAAGCTCGGCGCCGGCGGTCTCATCCGTGCCTACGGTAAATCAACATCAGAAGGCCTAGACGCCACCGGCATCGTCGAGCGCAAACTCACCCGTATCATCCACACCTCCGTGGACTACAACTGGCTAGGCAAGCTCGAAAACGAGCTCCGTGCGTCGGTCTATACAATCAAGGAAATACATTACTTGGAGAACGTTGAAATAGAAACGTATGTCGAAGAAGGAAAAATCCAGATCTTTACGGATTGGATGGTGGAATTGACTAATGGGCAGGGTGAAATAAATGAAGGGGAACTACTTTATCAAGAAATGGATATAGTGTAA
- a CDS encoding glycosyltransferase family 4 protein, with the protein MLYFTLLLCFCASIFLTPLIKKLAFKIGATDKPNQRKVHQKIMPRLGGLAIYISFILGIVIIRPNLNFNLPLLHPNDYVHLAILLGSLIIIITGAIDDVKEISPRVKLLGQILASLVVIILGDIKVEFINLPFGGQLDFGMLSIPFTMVWIIGITNAINLIDGLDGLAAGVSSIALFSIAGMAFLMGSPYVMVVALIAAVSTLGFLVFNFHPAKIFMGDTGALFLGFLISVLSLLGFKNVTFISLVIPVIILGVPISDTFFAIIRRLVNKQPLSAPDKSHLHHCLLRAGYSHKQTVLLIYAMSAIFGLAAFIFSQATIRGSVLILLTIIIIIEVFVEKIGLVKDDYKPLLKLFRGLRTVNLRNK; encoded by the coding sequence ATGTTGTATTTTACGTTGTTATTATGCTTTTGTGCTTCGATCTTCCTCACCCCATTAATAAAAAAATTGGCATTTAAAATTGGCGCAACTGACAAACCAAATCAACGAAAAGTTCATCAAAAAATTATGCCCCGTTTAGGCGGACTGGCTATTTATATAAGTTTCATCTTGGGCATAGTTATTATTCGACCAAATCTGAATTTCAATTTACCGCTCCTGCACCCAAATGATTACGTCCATTTAGCAATTTTGTTGGGAAGTTTGATTATTATCATTACAGGTGCAATTGATGATGTGAAAGAGATCTCCCCAAGAGTAAAGTTACTTGGGCAAATCTTGGCTTCATTAGTGGTAATTATTTTAGGGGATATAAAAGTCGAGTTTATAAACCTGCCTTTTGGTGGCCAGTTAGACTTTGGAATGTTAAGTATTCCATTTACAATGGTGTGGATTATCGGAATAACAAATGCCATCAATTTAATTGATGGATTGGATGGTTTAGCAGCAGGTGTTTCTTCGATTGCTTTATTCTCTATTGCTGGAATGGCCTTTTTGATGGGAAGTCCATATGTAATGGTTGTTGCGCTAATAGCAGCTGTTTCAACTCTTGGTTTTCTTGTATTTAATTTCCATCCTGCCAAGATTTTTATGGGTGATACAGGCGCATTGTTCTTAGGATTCTTGATTAGTGTTCTCTCATTGCTTGGATTTAAAAATGTAACGTTTATCTCGCTTGTTATCCCGGTTATTATCCTTGGTGTACCGATTTCGGATACATTCTTTGCAATCATAAGAAGACTCGTGAATAAACAACCCTTGTCAGCACCGGATAAATCACATTTACATCATTGTTTATTGCGTGCTGGTTATTCACATAAACAAACAGTTTTATTGATCTATGCAATGAGCGCTATTTTTGGACTTGCTGCATTTATCTTTTCGCAAGCAACAATTCGCGGATCAGTTCTTATACTGCTTACAATCATCATCATAATCGAGGTGTTTGTCGAGAAGATTGGTCTTGTGAAGGATGATTATAAACCGCTGTTAAAATTATTTAGAGGTCTTAGAACCGTCAATTTACGAAATAAATGA